From Montipora foliosa isolate CH-2021 chromosome 6, ASM3666993v2, whole genome shotgun sequence, a single genomic window includes:
- the LOC138007843 gene encoding carbonic anhydrase 2-like, giving the protein MINFPSKHAGLSDYIKRRTVFSCRERIRMSWGYGKENGPANWYKDCPIAVNGKRQSPIDLIDPEVKRDSSLKPLKASYPPFLKSKILNNGHTAQFSPDATSNLSELSGGPLAKKYKFEQFHFHWGDKDSEGSEHRVNGKMYSAELHLVHWDCETHSNFKAAVGGGNPNDLSVLGFFLKVGAENAALKPITDMLSKVKKSGSSEALPREFNMEALLPKDLADYYTYDGSLTTPPLLECVKWIVFREPLEVSAAQMQALRSIENGQGQPLVGNYRPPCPLHSRTVAASFT; this is encoded by the exons ATGATTAATTTTCCGAGT AAACACGCTGGTTTGTCTGACTATATTAAAAGACGAACAGTATTCAGCTGTCGAGAACGGATAAGGATGTCTTGGGGTTACGGCAAAGAGAACG gTCCTGCTAATTGGTACAAAGATTGTCCGATCGCTGTCAATGGCAAACGCCAGTCACCTATCGATTTAATCGATCCCGAAGTGAAGCGTGATTCGAGCCTTAAGCCTTTGAAAGCATCTTATCCTCCATTTCTTAAGTCCAAGATTCTAAATAATGGACATACCGCTCAGTTTTCGCCAGACGCCACTAGCAATTTATCAG AGCTATCAGGAGGACCATTGGCAAAGAAATACAAGTTCGAGCAGTTCCACTTTCACTGGGGGGACAAGGACTCCGAGGGGTCTGAACACAGAGTGAATGGGAAGATGTACTCAGCAGAG CTGCATTTGGTTCACTGGGACTGTGAAACTCATAGCAATTTCAAAGCAGCTGTAGGAGGTGGAAACCCCAATGACTTAAGCGTGTTAGGATTCTTTCTAAAG GTCGGCGCAGAAAATGCTGCTTTGAAGCCAATAACAGACATGCTATCGAAAGTGAAAAAGTCG GGAAGTTCTGAGGCTCTACCAAGGGAATTTAACATGGAAGCTCTTTTACCCAAAG ATTTGGCTGATTACTATACGTACGATGGTTCGCTGACTACCCCTCCTCTATTAGAATGTGTCAAATGGATTGTGTTCAGGGAACCTTTGGAAGTCTCCGCAGCTCAG atGCAAGCTCTTAGATCCATCGAAAATGGACAAGGCCAGCCCTTGGTCGGAAACTACCGCCCACCTTGTCCACTACATTCGCGAACAGTTGCAGCTTCTTTCACGTGA